The Panicum virgatum strain AP13 chromosome 5K, P.virgatum_v5, whole genome shotgun sequence genome has a window encoding:
- the LOC120708017 gene encoding (R)-specific enoyl-CoA hydratase-like isoform X2, whose amino-acid sequence MLLGRRAIFPLVRTTATTTSAASSPLVLLSVGHALSERRRFTEAEVAAYAAVSGDRNPVHLDDAVARELGGFLRGRVVHGMLVASLFPSIIAARFPGAVYASQTLKFAAPVYVGDEVVARVQALHIRTTTANSTTASRYVVKFATKCFTDEEEGSLAIEGEAVAVLPTLELSSESTTK is encoded by the exons ATGCTTCTCGGCCGCCGGGCGATCTTCCCCCTCGtccgcaccaccgccaccacgacGTCTGCCGCGTCTTCACCCCTGGTGTTGCTGAGTGTCGGCCACGCGCtgagcgagcggcggcgtttcacggaggcggaggtggcggcgtacGCGGCGGTCAGCGGCGACCGCAACCCGGTGCACCTCGACGACGCCGTCGCCCGGGAGCTGGGCGGGTTCCTGCGCGGCCGCGTGGTGCACGGGATGCTCGTGGCCTCCCTCTTCCCTTCCATCATTGCCGCCCGCTTC CCTGGAGCGGTGTACGCGAGCCAGACCCTCAAGTTTGCCGCGCCGGTGTACGTCGGAGATGAAGTGGTCGCTCGAGTTCAGGCACTCCACATCAGGACCACGACGGCGAACAGCACCACAGCAAGCCGATACGT GGTCAAGTTCGCGACCAAATGCTTCACAGACGAAGAGGAGGGCTCTCTTGCGATCGAAGGGGAAGCCGTGGCTGTCCTACCCACACTGGAGCTCAGCTCTGAGTCAACTACCAAGTAG
- the LOC120708017 gene encoding (R)-specific enoyl-CoA hydratase-like isoform X1 translates to MLLGRRAIFPLVRTTATTTSAASSPLVLLSVGHALSERRRFTEAEVAAYAAVSGDRNPVHLDDAVARELGGFLRGRVVHGMLVASLFPSIIAARFPGAVYASQTLKFAAPVYVGDEVVARVQALHIRTTTANSTTASRYVYVLRVKFATKCFTDEEEGSLAIEGEAVAVLPTLELSSESTTK, encoded by the exons ATGCTTCTCGGCCGCCGGGCGATCTTCCCCCTCGtccgcaccaccgccaccacgacGTCTGCCGCGTCTTCACCCCTGGTGTTGCTGAGTGTCGGCCACGCGCtgagcgagcggcggcgtttcacggaggcggaggtggcggcgtacGCGGCGGTCAGCGGCGACCGCAACCCGGTGCACCTCGACGACGCCGTCGCCCGGGAGCTGGGCGGGTTCCTGCGCGGCCGCGTGGTGCACGGGATGCTCGTGGCCTCCCTCTTCCCTTCCATCATTGCCGCCCGCTTC CCTGGAGCGGTGTACGCGAGCCAGACCCTCAAGTTTGCCGCGCCGGTGTACGTCGGAGATGAAGTGGTCGCTCGAGTTCAGGCACTCCACATCAGGACCACGACGGCGAACAGCACCACAGCAAGCCGATACGTGTATGTGCTACG GGTCAAGTTCGCGACCAAATGCTTCACAGACGAAGAGGAGGGCTCTCTTGCGATCGAAGGGGAAGCCGTGGCTGTCCTACCCACACTGGAGCTCAGCTCTGAGTCAACTACCAAGTAG